A genomic region of Desulfomicrobium macestii contains the following coding sequences:
- the gap gene encoding type I glyceraldehyde-3-phosphate dehydrogenase, producing MAVKIALNGFGRIGRYLARIMAGNQDVQLVCVNARGDNESLAYLLKYDSVHGTFAGDVEPNEQGFLLNGKQVLVTRNAPDAWDWKGIDILVESTGKFTDRESCEKHLAAGAKKVLISAPGKNTDLTVVMGVNDGLYNPAEHRIISNASCTTNCLAPAAKALDDNFGIRHGLMTTIHSYTMSQRMLDGTHKDIRRGRAGAMNMLPTTTGAAKAVSMVIPALAGKLDGMAVRVPTPNVSLVDLVVEVEKPTTVAEVNAVLKAAASGPEGGAMGYTEVPLVSMDYVGSIYGGVVDGLCTSVMNGTMVKIIVWYDNEAGFTNQLLRLIKLVGASM from the coding sequence ATGGCTGTCAAAATTGCACTCAATGGTTTCGGTCGCATCGGACGCTACCTTGCCCGCATCATGGCCGGGAACCAGGATGTTCAACTGGTCTGCGTCAACGCCCGTGGCGACAATGAATCCCTTGCATACCTGCTCAAATACGACTCGGTTCACGGCACCTTTGCCGGTGATGTCGAGCCCAACGAGCAGGGTTTTCTGCTGAACGGCAAGCAGGTGCTGGTTACCCGCAATGCCCCGGACGCCTGGGACTGGAAGGGCATCGATATCCTCGTCGAGTCCACGGGCAAGTTCACGGACCGTGAAAGCTGCGAGAAGCATCTGGCCGCCGGCGCCAAAAAGGTGCTCATCTCCGCCCCCGGCAAGAACACCGACCTGACCGTGGTCATGGGCGTTAACGACGGCCTCTACAATCCGGCAGAACACAGGATCATTTCCAATGCCTCCTGCACCACCAATTGCCTGGCTCCGGCAGCCAAGGCTCTGGACGACAATTTCGGCATCAGGCACGGACTCATGACCACCATCCACTCCTACACCATGAGTCAGCGCATGCTCGACGGAACGCACAAGGACATTCGCCGCGGCCGCGCCGGTGCCATGAACATGCTGCCCACGACCACGGGCGCGGCCAAGGCCGTGAGCATGGTCATCCCGGCCCTGGCAGGCAAGCTCGACGGCATGGCCGTGCGCGTGCCCACGCCCAACGTGTCCCTGGTGGACCTGGTCGTGGAAGTGGAGAAGCCGACCACGGTGGCCGAGGTCAACGCGGTCCTGAAGGCCGCGGCCAGCGGTCCCGAGGGCGGAGCCATGGGCTACACGGAAGTGCCGCTCGTTTCCATGGACTACGTCGGCAGCATCTACGGCGGCGTGGTCGATGGCCTGTGCACCTCGGTCATGAACGGAACCATGGTCAAGATCATCGTCTGGTACGACAACGAGGCCGGTTTCACCAACCAGTTGCTGCGCCTGATCAAGCTGGTCGGGGCTTCCATGTGA